One window of the Zea mays cultivar B73 chromosome 3, Zm-B73-REFERENCE-NAM-5.0, whole genome shotgun sequence genome contains the following:
- the LOC100285609 gene encoding RNA polymerase II transcriptional coactivator KELP, which translates to MDEATKKVEATVLEIPRGSDMESVTENKEEAKAAEEGDAGRESKDKERKEDEEEDEGKGGGKREYGDQGDLILCRLSSKRRVTLSEFKGRSLVSIREFYVKDGKEMPSAKGISMTMEQWEAFCNAAPAIEDAIKKLEDSD; encoded by the exons ATGGACGAGGCTACGAAGAAGGTGGAGGCTACGGTGCTGGAGATCCCGCGAGGGTCTGATATGGAGTCCGTAACGGAGAACAAG GAGGAGGCGAAGGCGGCGGAGGAGGGCGACGCTGGCAGGGAGAGCAAGGACAAGGAACGGAAGGAAGATGAGGAGGAGGATGAAGGTAAGGGTGGCGGGAAGAGAGAGTACGGCGACCAAGGGGACCTTATCCTGTGCCGC CTGTCGAGCAAGAGGAGGGTGACTCTGTCGGAGTTCAAGGGCAGGTCGCTGGTGTCCATCCGAGAGTTCTACGTGAAGGACGGCAAGGAGATGCCCTCCGCCAAAG GTATTAGTATGACAATGGAGCAGTGGGAAGCATTTTGCAATGCTGCACCTGCGATAGAGGATGCCATCAAAAAGCTTGAAGATTCAGACTGA
- the LOC100285609 gene encoding RNA polymerase II transcriptional coactivator KELP isoform X1, with product MDEATKKVEATVLEIPRGSDMESVTENKVRTAAADRLGIDLSVSNRKLFVRGVVDEYLLSLSSQEEAKAAEEGDAGRESKDKERKEDEEEDEGKGGGKREYGDQGDLILCRLSSKRRVTLSEFKGRSLVSIREFYVKDGKEMPSAKGISMTMEQWEAFCNAAPAIEDAIKKLEDSD from the exons ATGGACGAGGCTACGAAGAAGGTGGAGGCTACGGTGCTGGAGATCCCGCGAGGGTCTGATATGGAGTCCGTAACGGAGAACAAGGTACGCACCGCCGCCGCTGACCGCCTCGGCATCGACCTCTCCGTCTCCAACCGCAAGCTCTTCGTCCGCGGCGTCGTTGATGAATACCTACTTTCACTCTCCTCGCAGGAGGAGGCGAAGGCGGCGGAGGAGGGCGACGCTGGCAGGGAGAGCAAGGACAAGGAACGGAAGGAAGATGAGGAGGAGGATGAAGGTAAGGGTGGCGGGAAGAGAGAGTACGGCGACCAAGGGGACCTTATCCTGTGCCGC CTGTCGAGCAAGAGGAGGGTGACTCTGTCGGAGTTCAAGGGCAGGTCGCTGGTGTCCATCCGAGAGTTCTACGTGAAGGACGGCAAGGAGATGCCCTCCGCCAAAG GTATTAGTATGACAATGGAGCAGTGGGAAGCATTTTGCAATGCTGCACCTGCGATAGAGGATGCCATCAAAAAGCTTGAAGATTCAGACTGA